Proteins found in one Muntiacus reevesi chromosome 2, mMunRee1.1, whole genome shotgun sequence genomic segment:
- the SRRM2 gene encoding serine/arginine repetitive matrix protein 2 isoform X7, with product MYNGIGLPTPRGSGTNGYVQRNLSLVRGRRGERPDYKGEEELRRLEAALVKRPNPDILDHERKRRVELRCLELEEMMEEQGYEEQQIQEKVATFRLMLLEKDVNPGGKEENPGQRPAVTETHQLAELNEKKNERLRAAFGISDSYVDGSSFDPQRRAREAKQPAPEPPKPYSLVRESSSSRSPTPKQKKKKKKKDRGRRSESSSPRRERKKSSKKKKHRSESESKKRKHRSPTPKSKRKSKDKKRKRSRSTTPAPKSRRAHRSTSADSASSSDTSRSRSRSAAAKTHTTALTGRSPSPALGRRGEGDVPPREPGTTNIGQPSSPEPSTKQPSSPCEDKDKDKKEKSAVRPSPSPERSNTGPEPSAPTLLLAEQHGGSPQPLATTPLSQEPVNPPSEASPAQGHSPPKSPEKPPQSSSESCPPSPQPTKVSRHASSSPESPKPAPVPGSRRESSSPASKSRSHGRAKRAKSHSHTPSRRVGRSRSPTTTKRGRSRSRTPTKRGHSRSRSPQWRRSRSAQRWGRSRSPQRRGRSRSPQRPGWSRSRNAQRRGRSRSARRGRSHSRSPATRGRSRSRTPARRGRSRSRTPTRRRSRSRTPARRRSRSRTPARRGRSRSRTPARRRSRTRSPVRRRSRSRSPARRSGRSRSRTPARRGRSRSRTPARRSGRSRSRTPTRRSGRSRSRTPNRRGRSQSRTPARRGRSRSRSLVRRGRSHSRTPPRRGRSGSSSERKNKSRTSQRRSRSNSSPEMKKSRLSSRRSRSLSSPRSKAKSRLSVRRSLSESSPCPKQKSQTPPRRSRSGSSQRKAKSRTPLRRSRSGSSPPGNQKSKTPSRQSHSSSSPQPKMKSGTPPRQGSITSPQVNEESATPQRRSRSESSPDPEVKSRTPSRHSCSGSSPSRVKSGTPPRRSRSGSSSPQPKVRAVTSPVQSHSGFSSPSPSRMTSKTPPRQSRSVSPCSKTESRLLQRHSHSRSSSPDTKVKPGTPPRQSHSGSTSPCPKAKSQTPPGHNLLGSKSPCSQEKSKDSLAQSCSGSFSLCPGVKSSTPPSFLQQKGQSPTSPDSRSGTSSPEMRPSHSESPYLQSKSQTPPKSSCSRSSSPVAELAPRSPTRGELSASPKLKPGISPEQRRFQSDSFSYPAIDSKPLLGQSRLEQSESKEKTGLVLQEDVSASSLRPRDKLSPPPVQNRPESSPILRDTPRTPSRERGGVGSSPDTKDQSSALAKPSQDEELMEVVEKPEESSNQVLPHLSPELKETAGSNVESSPEIERPAVPLTLDQSQLQASSEEVPAMASAWSGPHFSPEHKELSNSPPRENSFGSPLEFRNSGGPVAEMNTGFSPEGKDLNGPFPNQLETDPSLDVKEQSTRSSRHSSSELSPDVVEKAGMSSNQSVSSPVLDTIPRTPSRERSSSASSPELKDGLPRTPSRRSRSGSSPGLRDGSGTPSRHSLSGSSPGMKDIPRTPSRGRSECDSSPEPKALPQTPRPRSRSPSSPELNNKCLTPQRERSGSESSVEQKTVARTPLGQRRRSGSSQELDGKPSASPQERSESDSSPDSKAKTRVPLRQRSHSGSSPEVDSKSRPSPRHSRSGSSPEVKEKPRAAPRAQSGSDSSPEPKAPAPRVLPRRSRSGSSSKGRGPSPEGSSSSESSPEHPPKSRTARRSSRSSPEPKTKSRTPPRRRSSRSSPELTRKARLSRRSRSASSSPETRSRTPPRRRRSPSVSSPEPAEKSRSSRRRRSASSPRTKTASRRGRSPSPKPRGLQRSRSRSRREKTRATRRRDRSGSSQSTSRRRQRSRSRSRVTRRRRGGSGYHSRSPARQESSRTSSRRRRGRSRTPPTSRKRSRSRTSPAPWKRSRSRASPATHRRSRSRTPLVSRRRSRSRTSPVSRRRSRSRTSVTRRRSRSRASPVSRRRSRSRTPPVTRRRSRSRTPTRRRSRSRTPPVTRRRSRSRTPLVTRRRSRSRTSPITRRRSRSRTSPVTRRRSRSRTSPVTRRRSRSRTSPVTRRRSRSRTPPAIRRRSRSRTPLLPRKRSRSRSPLAIRRRSRSRTPRTTRGKRSLTRSPPAIRRRSASGSSSDRSRSATPPATRNHSGSRTPPVALNSSRMGCFSRPSMSPTPLDRCRSPGVLEPLGSSRTPMSVLQQAGGSMMDGPGPRIPDHPRASVPENHAQSRIALALTAISLGTARPPPSMSAAGLAARMSQVPAPVPLMSLRTAPAASLASRIPAASAAAMNLASARTPALPSAVNLADSRTPAAAAAMNLASPRTAVAPSAVNLADPRTPTAPAVNLAGARTPAALAALSLTGSGTAPTAANYPSSSRAPQAPAPANLVGPRSAHATAPVNIASSRTPPALAPANLTSARMAPALSGANLTSPRVPLSAYERVSGRTSPPLLDRARSRTPPGGPGSRTPPSAPSQSRVTSERAPSPASRMVQAPSQSALPPAQDRPRSPVPSAFSDQSRSLLAQTPPVAGSQSLSSGTVAKTTSSAGDHNGMLSGPVPGVSHPEGGDPPACAGAQQPSTLAALQPAKERRSSSSSSSSSSSSSSSSSSSSSSSSSGSSSSDSEGSSLPAQPEVALKRVPSPAPAPKEAVREGRPQEPAPAKRKRRSSSSSSSSSSSSSSSSSSSSSSSSSSSSSSSSSSSSSTSSSPSPAKPGPQALPKPASPKKAPPGERSHTQQRLAV from the exons ATGTACAACGGGATCGGGCTGCCGACGCCCCGGGGCAGCGGCACCAACGGCTACGTCCAGCGCAACCTGTCCCTGGTGCGGGGCCGCCGGGGTGAGCGGCCTGACTACAAGGGAGAGGAGGAACTGCGGCGCCTGGAGGCTGCCCTGGTGAAGCGGCCTAATCCTGACATCCTGGACCACGAGCGCAAGCGGCGCGTGGAGCTGCGATGCCTCGAGCTGGAGGAGATGATGGAAGAGCAGGG GTACGAGGAACAGCAAATTCAGGAAAAAGTGGCGACCTTTCGACTCATGTTGCTGGAGAAGGATGTGAACCctggggggaaggaggagaaccCGGGGCAGAGGCCAGC GGTAACTGAGACTCACCAGTTGGCAGAATTGAATGAGAAGAAGAATGAGCGACTCCGAGCTGCCTTTGGCATTAGTGATTCCTATGTGGATGGCAGCTCTTTTGATCCCCAGCGTCGTGCTCGAGAAGCTAAACAACCAGCTCCTGAGCCTCCCAAACCTTACAG CCTTGTCCGGGAGTCTAGCAGTTCTCGCTCACCAACAccaaagcaaaagaagaagaaaaagaagaaagatagagGACG CAGGTCAGAGAGCAGCTCTCCTCGACGAGAGAGGAAGAAGAGTTCTAAGAAGAAGAAGCACAG GTCAGAATCTGAATCCAAGAAAAGGAAGCATAG GTCTCCTACTCCAAAGAGCAAACGTAAATCTAAGGACAAGAAGCGGAAGCG ATCTCGAAGTACAACTCCAGCCCCCAAGAGCCGACGGGCCCACCGTTCAACTTCTGCTGATTCTGCTTCTTCTTCAGATACTTCCCGCAGTCG GTCTCGAAGTGCTGCAGCTAAAACCCATACAACTGCCTTGACTGGACGAAGTCCTTCGCCTGCTTTGGGGCGTCGAGGGGAGGGAGATGTACCTCCCAGGGAACCAGGTACTACCAACATAGGGCAGCCTAGTAGTCCGGAGCCTTCCACAAAGCAGCCTAGCAGTCCCTGTGAAGACAAAGACAAAGACAAGAAGGAG AAATCTGCAGTTCGACCTAGTCCCTCTCCGGAAAGGAGCAACACAGGGCCAGAACCATCGGCTCCCACTCTGCTCCTTGCTGAGCAACATGGCGGCTCCCCACAACCCCTTGCAACAACCCCCTTAAGTCAAGAGCCAGTGAACCCCCCTTCTGAGGCTTCTCCAGCCCAGGGTCATTCACCACCtaaatctcctgagaaacctcccCAATCTTCTTCAGAGAGCTGCCCACCATCCCCTCAACCTACCAAAGTTTCTCGGCATGCCAGTTCTTCCCCTGAAAGCCCTAAACCGGCACCAGTTCCTGGGTCCCGCCGAGAGAGTTCTTCTCCTGCATCCAAGAGTCGCTCTCATGGCCGAGCAAAACGGGCTAAGTCACATTCTCATACTCCTTCCCGTAGGGTAGGGAGGTCCCGTAGTCCTACCACCACTAAGAGGGGGCGGTCTCGGTCTCGAACCCCTACCAAGAGAGGTCATTCTCGGTCCCGGTCACCTCAGTGGCGTAGGTCACGTTCTGCACAGAGGTGGGGACGATCTAGAAGCCCCCAGCGACGTGGCCGCTCTAGGTCTCCTCAGCGACCAGGCTGGTCCAGGAGCAGAAATGCACAGAGAAGAGGCAGGTCTAGATCAGCAAGACGAGGCAGGTCACACTCTAGATCCCCTGCAACTAGGGGCAGATCTCGTTCTAGAACACCCGCCCGGAGAGGCAGGTCTCGGTCTAGAACACCCACCAGGCGGAGGTCACGATCTAGAACACCAGCCAGGCGGAGGTCACGATCTAGAACACCCGCCCGGAGAGGCAGGTCTCGGTCTAGAACACCGGCTAGGCGCAGATCTAGGACCCGGTCACCTGTACGACGGAGGTCTCGTAGTAGATCACCAGCCAGGAGAAGTGGCAGGTCACGTTCCAGAACCCCAGCCAGGCGTGGGCGCTCACGTTCTAGAACACCAGCAAGACGAAGTGGCCGGTCACGCTCTAGAACGCCAACTAGACGAAGTGGCCGGTCACGCTCTAGAACCCCAAACAGGAGAGGGAGATCTCAGTCTAGGACACCAGCAAGACGGGGAAGATCCCGTAGTAGAAGCCTAGTTAGACGGGGAAGATCTCACTCTAGAACACCACCAAGAAGGGGCAGGTCTGGCTCATCATCAGAGCGGAAGAACAAATCCCGCACATCACAGAGAAGGAGCAGGTCCAACTCAAGTCCAGAAATGAAGAAATCGCGGCTTTCTTCTAGGCGGAGCAGGTCTCTCTCTTCACCAAGGTCCAAAGCAAAATCCCGCTTGTCTGTGAGGCGAAGCCTTTCAGAGTCCTCTCCGTGCCCTAAACAAAAGTCTCAGACACCACCAAGGCGCAGTCGCTCCGGATCATCCCAGCGCAAAGCTAAATCTAGAACACCACTGAGACGAAGTCGCTCTGGTTCTTCTCCGCCTGGTAATCAGAAATCTAAAACACCATCAAGGCAAAGTCATTCCAGTTCATCTCCTCAACCTAAGATGAAGTCTGGAACGCCACCAAGGCAAGGGTCCATAACAAGTCCCCAGGTAAATGAAGAGTCTGCAACGCCACAGAGACGGAGCCGTTCTGAGTCATCACCTGACCCTGAGGTGAAGTCTAGGACCCCTTCAAGACatagctgctctgggtcttctccTTCTAGAGTGAAATCTGGCACACCTCCAAGACGGAGCCGATCTGGGTCGTCATCTCCACAACCCAAAGTGAGGGCAGTGACATCACCAGTCCAAAGCCATTCTGGCTTCTCTTCTCCAAGTCCTAGTAGGATGACTTCTAAAACACCTCCAAGGCAAAGCAGATCAGTGTCTCCATGCTCTAAGACAGAATCTAGATTGTTGCAAAGACACAGCCATTCTAGATCTTCCTCTCCAGATACCAAAGTGAAACCTGGAACACCACCAAGACAAAGTCACTCAGGGTCTACTTCGCCATGCCCCAAAGCTAAGTCCCAAACTCCACCAGGGCATAATCTTCTTGGATCAAAGTCCCCATGTTCCCAAGAGAAGTCTAAAGATTCACTAGCACAAAGTTGCTCTGGATCCTTCTCCCTCTGTCCAGGAGTCAAGTCTAGCACACCACCCTCATTTCTGCAACAGAAAGGACAATCTCCAACTTCACCAGACTCCAGATCTGGTACTTCAAGCCCAGAAATGAGACCAAGTCATTCTGAATCTCCATATCTGCAGAGCAAATCTCAGACACCTCCTAAGAGCAGCTGCTCTAGGTCCTCATCTCCAGTCGCTGAGCTGGCACCCAGATCTCCCACAAGAGGTGAATTGTCAGCAAGTCCTAAGCTGAAACCTGGAATATCTCCAGAACAGAGAAGGTTCCAGTCTGACTCTTTCTCATATCCTGCCATAGACTCTAAACCTCTTCTGGGGCAGAGCAGATTAGAGCAGTctgaatcaaaagaaaaaactggcttaGTCCTGCAGGAGGATGTTAGTGCATCATCTCTAAGACCAAGAGACAAATTGAGTCCTCCTCCAGTGCAAAATAGGCCTGAGTCCTCACCAATACTCAGAGATACCCCTAGAACTCCATCAAGGGAAAGAGGTGGTGTTGGGTCATCTCCAGATACAAAAGACCAAAGTTCTGCATTAGCTAAGCCAAGCCAAGATGAAGAATTAATGGAAGTAGTAGAGAAACCTGAAGAATCCTCAAACCAAGTCCTGCCACATTTGTCTCCAGAACTTAAAGAAACGGCTGGAAGTAATGTTGAATCATCTCCAGAAATAGAAAGGCCTGCTGTACCTTTGACTCTTGACCAAAGCCAGTTGCAGGCTTCTTCGGAAGAAGTCCCTGCAATGGCCTCAGCTTGGAGTGGGCCACACTTCTCTCCAGAACATAAAGAACTATCAAACTCTCCTCCCAGGGAGAATAGCTTTGGATCACCTTTGGAATTTAGAAACTCAGGAGGCCCTGTTGCAGAAATGAATACTGGATTTTCTCCTGAGGGTAAAGATTTGAATGGACCTTTTCCTAATCAACTAGAGACAGATCCATCTCTAGATGTGAAAGAACAGTCAACAAGGTCCTCCAGACACAGCAGCTCTGAGTTATCCCCAGATGTGGTGGAAAAAGCAGGAATGTCTTCAAACCAGAGTGTGTCTTCGCCAGTACTTGATACTATACCCAGAACACCTTCAAGGGAAAGAAGTAGTTCTGCGTCTTCTCCTGAACTGAAAGATGGCTTACCCAGAACCCCCTCAAGGAGAAGCAGGTCTGGGTCTTCCCCAGGACTTAGAGATGGATCTGGGACTCCCTCCAGGCACAGCCTATCTGGGTCATCTCCCGGAATGAAAGATATACCTAGAACACCATCCAGGGGGAGAAGTGAATGTGATTCCTCTCCAGAACCAAAAGCTTTGCCTCAGACCCCTAGGCCAAGGAGTCGTTCTCCATCTTCCCCGGAGCTCAACAATAAGTGTCTTACCccccagagagagagaagtgggtCAGAGTCATCAGTTGAACAGAAGACTGTGGCTAGGACACCTCTTGGGCAGAGACGTCGGTCTGGATCTTCTCAGGAACTTGATGGGAAACCCAGTGCATCCCCTCAGGAGAGAAGCGAGTCGGACTCTTCTCCAGATTCTAAAGCTAAGACACGGGTGCCACTCAGGCAGAGGAGTCACTCTGGATCCTCTCCGGAGGTGGACAGCAAATCCCGGCCTTCTCCTCGGCATAGTAGGTCTGGCTCATCCCCTGAGGTTAAAGAGAAGCCAAGAGCAGCACCCAGGGCACAGAGTGGTTCTGATTCCTCTCCTGAACCCAAGGCTCCTGCCCCTCGAGTCCTTCCAAGACGAAGCAGATCAGGTTCATCAAGCAAAGGCAGAGGCCCTTCTCCTGAAGGAAGCAGCAGTTCCGAGTCCTCTCCAGAACACCCTCCAAAATCCAGAACTGCTAGAAGAAGCTCTCGGTCATCACCAGAGCCAAAGACTAAGTCTCGTACTCCGCCACGCCGTCGCAGCTCCCGGTCATCTCCTGAGCTGACTAGGAAGGCCCGGCTCTCCCGTAGGAGCCGTTCTGCATCATCCTCACCAGAGACCCGCTCTAGAACTCCCCCAAGACGCCGAAGAAGTCCCTCAGTATCTTCCCCAGAGCCGGCTGAAAAGTCAAGATCCTCACGCCGGCGGCGTTCAGCATCCTCTCCACGCACTAAGACAGCTTCAAGGAGAGGCCGTTCTCCTTCACCAAAGCCTCGTGGGCTCCAGAGGTCCCGTTCCCGCTCGAGGAGGGAGAAAACCAGGGCCACCCGACGTCGGGATAGGTCTGGATCTTCTCAGTCAACCTCTCGGAGAAGACAGCGGAGCCGGTCGAGGTCTCGTGTTACTCGCCGTCGGAGGGGAGGCTCTGGTTACCATTCAAGATCTCCTGCTcggcaggagagttccagaaccTCCTCTCGGCGTCGCAGAGGTCGCTCTCGGACACCCCCAACCAGTCGGAAGCGTTCCCGCTCACGCACATCACCAGCGCCGTGGAAACGCTCCAGGTCTCGGGCTTCTCCAGCTACTCACCGGCGATCCAGGTCCAGAACACCCCTGGTTAGCCGGCGGAGGTCCAGGTCTCGAACTTCACCAGTCAGTCGGAGACGATCCAGGTCTAGGACATCAGTGACTAGACGAAGATCCCGATCAAGAGCTTCGCCCGTGAGTCGAAGGCGATCTAGGTCCAGAACACCACCAGTAACCCGCCGACGTTCAAGGTCCAGGACACCGACCCGCCGGCGTTCCCGTTCTAGAACGCCACCAGTGACTCGAAGAAGGTCCAGATCTAGGACTCCACTGGTAACCAGGAGGCGATCTCGAAGCCGAACCTCCCCTATCACTCGCAGAAGATCGAGATCCAGAACGTCCCCAGTCACCCGAAGGAGATCACGATCTCGCACTTCTCCAGTAACTCGAAGAAGGTCTCGCTCGCGAACCTCTCCAGTGACACGCCGCCGATCTAGGTCCCGAACTCCTCCAGCTATTCGGCGCCGCTCCAGGTCTCGAACCCCATTGCTGCCACGCAAGCGTTCTCGAAGTCGTTCGCCACTTGCTATTCGCCGCCGTTCCCGATCACGTACTCCACGAACAACTCGGGGCAAACGGTCCTTAACAAGATCTCCTCCGGCCATCCGCAGGCGTTCTGCCTCTGGAAGCAGTTCCGATCGATCACGTTCTGCTACTCCTCCAGCAACAAGAAACCATTCTGGTTCTCGGACACCGCCTGTAGCTCTCAATAGCTCCAGAATGGGCTGCTTCAGCCGTCCTAGCATGTCACCAACTCCTCTTGACCGCTGTAGGTCACCTGGAGTGCTTGAGCCCCTCGGCAGCTCCAGAACACCCATGTCTGTCCTCCAGCAAGCTGGCGGTTCCATGATGGATGGTCCAGGTCCCCGAATTCCTGATCACCCGCGAGCATCTGTACCTGAAAACCATGCACAGTCGAGAATCGCACTTGCCCTGACGGCCATCAGCCTTGGCACCGCACGGCCGCCTCCGTCCATGTCTGCCGCTGGCCTTGCTGCAAGAATGTCCCAGGTTCCAGCCCCAGTGCCTCTCATGAGTCTCCGAACGGCCCCTGCGGCCAGTCTTGCCAGCAGGATCCCTGCAGCCTCTGCAGCAGCCATGAACCTGGCCAGCGCCAGGACACCTGCCCTGCCCTCAGCAGTTAACCTAGCTGACTCCAGAACACCAGCTGcagctgcagccatgaacttgGCCAGCCCCAGAACAGCGGTGGCACCTTCGGCTGTGAACCTTGCTGACCCTCGTACTCCCACAGCCCCAGCTGTGAACCTAGCAGGAGCCAGAACCCCTGCTGCTTTGGCAGCTCTGAGTCTCACGGGTTCTGGCACAGCCCCGACTGCTGCAAACTATCCGTCCAGTTCCAGAGCACCCCAGGctccagcccctgcaaacctggtGGGTCCTAGGTCTGCACATGCCACAGCACCTGTGAATATTGCCAGCTCAAGAACCCCTCCAGCCTTGGCCCCTGCAAACCTCACTAGTGCTAGAATGGCTCCAGCCTTGTCTGGTGCAAACCTCACCAGTCCCAGGGTGCCCCTCTCTGCCTATGAGCGTGTTAGTGGGAGAACCTCACCACCACTCCTTGACCGAGCCAGGTCCAGAACCCCACCAGGGGGCCCAGGCTCCAGAACCCCGCCATCTGCCCCAAGCCAGTCTAGGGTGACCTCTGAGCGGGCTCCCTCTCCTGCTTCTAGAATGGTCCAGGCTCCCTCACAGTCTGCTCTTCCTCCAGCTCAGGATCGGCCTAGGTCCCCTGTGCCATCTGCTTTTTCTGACCAATCTCGATCTTTGCTTGCCCAGACCCCCCCTGTAGCAGGGTCTCAGTCCCTTTCCTCTGGGACGGTGGCAAAGACCACGTCCTCTGCTGGTGACCACAATGGCATGCTCTCTGGGCCTGTCCCCGGGGTGTCCCACCCAGAGGGTGGGGACCCACCTGCCTGTGCTGGGGCCCAGCAGCCTTCCACATTGGCTGCCCTGCAGCCAGCCAAGGAGCGGCGGAGTTCCTCGTCCTCGTCGTCCTctagctcctcctcctcctcctcctcctcctcgtcctcctcgTCGTCCTCCTCTGGCTCCAGCTCTAGTGACTCAGAGGGCTCTAGCCTTCCCGCTCAACCTGAGGTAGCACTGAAGAG ggtccccagccctgccccagcacCCAAGGAGGCTGTTCGAGAGGGCCGTCCTCAGGAGCCAGCCCCAGCCAAGCGGAAGAGGCGTTCTAGCAGCTCCAgttccagctcctcctcctcctcttcatcatcctcctcctcctcctcctcttcctcctcctcctcctcttcctcctcctcctcctcctcctcttcctccacttcttcctccccctcccctgctaAGCCTGGCCCTCAGGCCTTGCCCAAACCTGCAAGCCCCAAGAAGGCACCCCCTGGCGAGCGGAG CCACACTCAGCAGCGCCTTGCAGTCTAA